The Terriglobia bacterium DNA window GATCGCGCCGGTGAGGCCAGCGGCGAGTGCAAAGGGAACCGTGAGTCCATCGGACATACCGATCACGATGTCGCGAACGACCTCGCCGGCAGTGAAGTGACGTTCAATATGGGGAGTTGCAGGCATGGAGTCCTCGTGATGGTAGACGCGAAACGTCTTCAGTCGCTGACGGTGCGACACCGGCCCTACGAAACTGTCTTGGAATCTATAACAGGTTGGGGCGAGCAACGGCCAGAAGAAACCATCTATAACCATCTATAGGTCGCGATGCGCGCGGACGTACTGCTGTGCGAGTTGTATTACCTCGCGCTCGCCCTTGTAAGTCAGCATCTTGTGAGCCTTTTCCAGCGGCAGCCACATGCAGCGCCGAACCTCGATCCGCATAGCTTCCGTGATGTCCCCGATGCGGCCCCCACGATAGCGGAAGAGATAGAAGGTGACGATTTTGAAGACGCGTTCGCGTCCACCCCAGGAGCGCGTATAGACGTAACGTATGTCGGAGAGCTTGGCTATCCGGTCAGCCTCAAGGCCCGTTTCTTCGTGGATTTCCCGTTCGGCAGCCTCTTCGGCCTTTTCCCCTTTGTCAACCGCACCCTTGGGAAGCGCCAGTACACGCGGTTTTTCACGCGCGGGAGGTGGCGGATCGTCACCGTCGTGATTGATGGTGTTGGGCTCAATGATCGCGACGTGCCATCTCCCGCGGATGCGACGTAGCACGACGCCGCCAGCGGAAATCTCTCGGACCGTTAGTGTCTTGGAGGGCACGCGAGGAAACCCTGGATCAGATTGAAACTCTATGTTCGCAGACTCAGGCCACGGGTGCAACGTTGCGTTGCAGTGGAAAACAAGGAAGAATCGAGATCATCGTGCCATTTCGGATCGGGCCACCTTGCCATTGAAACCATGAGTTACTTCCATGGCACGATGGCTCGATCGTCCCGCGGCTACAGTTTCGAGGTTGGCTTGGCGCCCATTCTTTATTTTACTGACCACCACCATTTCCCGCTTCCGGAAGGGCATCGCTTTCCAGTCGCAAAATACCACCTTATTCGCGAATTGCTGCAGGCGACGAATCTGTTCGATTTGCGACCAGCCCCTTTGGCGGAGCCTTCGCAGATCGAACTCGCTCATGATTCCGAGTACGTGCGCCAGTTTGTTGAAGGCGCGCTGCCGCGGGAAACGATGCGCCGCATTGGTTTTCCTTGGTCCGAAGGGCTTGTCCGGCGAACCCTGGCGAGCGTGGGCGCAACGCTGGCCGCAAGCGAGCAGGCACTCACGACCGGTTTTGGCGGAACCCTCGCGGGCGGCACGCACCATGCATTTCGAAAGGAAGGTTCCGGCTACTGTATCTTCAACGACATAGCGATAGCGATCGAGTCATTGCGCAAAGAGAGGAATGCGTCCCGCTTTGCTGTTGTTGACCTCGATGTTCACCAGGGCGATGGAACTGCGCAGATCTTCGAGAACGATCCCGATGTGCTGACGTTTTCCATGCATGGCGGCAAGAATTTTCCCTTCCGGAAGCAGCGAAGCAAAATCGACGTGGAACTTGAGGACGAAACTGGGGATGAGATCTACCTGGAGAAGTTGGCATCAGTGCTGCCGCGCGTGCTGGAATTTGGGCCGGAATTCTTGTTCTACCAGTCCGGCGTGGATCCACTGGATTCCGATCGACTCGGGCGCTTGGCTGTAACTATGGGTGGTTTACGCGAGCGCGACCGTATGGTCTTTGAAGCGGTGCGCTCAATTGGCTGTCCGGTGGTGGTGACCCTCGGCGGCGGCTACAGCGACCCTATCTCCCGGACTGCCGAAGCGCACGCTCAAACCTTCCTCGCGGCTGTTGACGCTTTCAATAACATATCGGGAGCAGGGCGCTGGGGCCGAAAGGCTGGCCGCAAGCGACTTAGCAAGTAAAAACGATTAAAAACGATGATCACACGAGCATGTGACGCAAGTTACATGGCGATGGTGCATCAGGCCTGCTGAACTTAGCATCTTAATGAAGCAGGGATCGGAGGGTATGCCCCGTCGGTCGTGACCAGACTTGAACGTTTAACTCGCTCAATTCGCGTATTTACGCAGGAATTGACTCGCGGCCCCCAAACACAAGTCAACGCCTCACAACCCTTCGAACGTCCAAAGATCGGACTCGCCCTCGGGGGCGGATTCGCCCGCGGAATCGCTCACATCGGCTCGCTCAAAGTTCTTGAAGAAGAGCAAATCCCCGTCGACTATATTGCTGGAACCAGCGTGGGCTCGATCATAGGCGCAGCCTATGCCAGCGGTGTTTCAGCAAAGGAGCTTTCCGAAATCGCGCTGATGGTGCGCTTTAAGCACTTTGCGCGCTGGACTGTGTCCCGTTTCGGCCTTTGTAATAACGACCGAATCGAAACGCTGCTCCGCAAAATGCTGAAGGTACACACGTTCGAAGAGATGAAGATTCCGCTGGCCGTCGCTGCCACTGATTTCATCACCGGCGAGCCTGCTGTGTTTACAAAAGGCTCGGTGATTCCGGCAGTGCGCGCCAGTTGTGCTTATCCTGGAATGTTTCTTCCAGTCGAAATCGACGGAAAAACTTACGTCGACGGGATGTTGGCCTGGCTGGTCCCGACGACTCCCCTCAAACAACTTGGCGCCGACCGCGTGATAGGCCTCTACCTCAATGCGAACTGGATCAAGGTTCGCGCCCCGCGGCACTTATTCGACGTTATCGGCCAATGCTTCTCGATTGCGCAGGAACGGATGAGTGAGTCATGGAAGCGCGACGCGGACCTCGTTATTGAGCCCAACGTTGACGGCTTCGAGTATGACTGCTTCGATCGCGCGAAGGAATTGATGAAGGTCGGCGAAGACTCCATGCGCAAATCCCTTCCCCAGATAAATTCCTGGCTCGAATCCGGACAGGTAAAAACAAGCTCCTCTCAACCCGTCCCGGTTCCCGCCAATCTCGGCGGTGCGGGAGACCCTCAAATATCAGCGTGATTTGAGTCGTGTAGAATCATCCTCCTGTCTTCAGACGTCTAAACTGTTAAGGCACCGTCGAGGGAGAAGATGACAGACACTGCTGCTGAGACTCTCCGTATCAACACCATTCGTATGCTTTCAGCCGACGCGGTCCAGAATGCCAACTCTGGACACCCGGGTCTGCCAATGGGGGCGGCGGCGCTCGGTTACACCCTCTGGACAGAGTTCCTGAAGTACAACCCCAAGAATCCGTCGTGGCCGGATCGCGATCGGTTCGTGTTGTCTGCCGGGCATGGTTCGATGTTGCTGTACAGTCTGCTCTATCTCACCGGCTACGATCTGTCACTCGACGATATAAAGCACTTCCGCAAGTTAGAGAGTCGAACCCCGGGACATCCCGAACGCGGAGCTACTCCGGGCGTGGAAGTCTCGACGGGACCGCTCGGCCAGGGGTTCGCAAACGCGGTTGGAATGGCGATAGCCGAGGCTTGGCTCGCTGCGCGGTACAATCGCGAAAACCTGAAAATCGTCGATCACTATACGTATGTGCTCTGCAGCGACGGCGATCTCATGGAGGGCATCAGCTACGAGGCCGCGTCGCTGGCCGGCCATCTGCGATTAGGAAAACTGATTGCTATGTATGACCGGAACCAGGTCACCCTGGCTGGCTCAACCGACCTGACATTCACGGAGGACGTTGCCGCGCGTTTCCAGGCCGCAGGCTGGCACACAACAGAAGTGAAAGATGGAAACGATACCAAGGCGATAGCCGCCGCTCTTCGCGAGGCGCAGGCAGTCACGGACAAGCCTTCCATGATCCTTGTGG harbors:
- a CDS encoding NUDIX domain-containing protein; the protein is MPSKTLTVREISAGGVVLRRIRGRWHVAIIEPNTINHDGDDPPPPAREKPRVLALPKGAVDKGEKAEEAAEREIHEETGLEADRIAKLSDIRYVYTRSWGGRERVFKIVTFYLFRYRGGRIGDITEAMRIEVRRCMWLPLEKAHKMLTYKGEREVIQLAQQYVRAHRDL
- a CDS encoding patatin-like phospholipase family protein; protein product: MTRLERLTRSIRVFTQELTRGPQTQVNASQPFERPKIGLALGGGFARGIAHIGSLKVLEEEQIPVDYIAGTSVGSIIGAAYASGVSAKELSEIALMVRFKHFARWTVSRFGLCNNDRIETLLRKMLKVHTFEEMKIPLAVAATDFITGEPAVFTKGSVIPAVRASCAYPGMFLPVEIDGKTYVDGMLAWLVPTTPLKQLGADRVIGLYLNANWIKVRAPRHLFDVIGQCFSIAQERMSESWKRDADLVIEPNVDGFEYDCFDRAKELMKVGEDSMRKSLPQINSWLESGQVKTSSSQPVPVPANLGGAGDPQISA
- a CDS encoding histone deacetylase; this encodes MARSSRGYSFEVGLAPILYFTDHHHFPLPEGHRFPVAKYHLIRELLQATNLFDLRPAPLAEPSQIELAHDSEYVRQFVEGALPRETMRRIGFPWSEGLVRRTLASVGATLAASEQALTTGFGGTLAGGTHHAFRKEGSGYCIFNDIAIAIESLRKERNASRFAVVDLDVHQGDGTAQIFENDPDVLTFSMHGGKNFPFRKQRSKIDVELEDETGDEIYLEKLASVLPRVLEFGPEFLFYQSGVDPLDSDRLGRLAVTMGGLRERDRMVFEAVRSIGCPVVVTLGGGYSDPISRTAEAHAQTFLAAVDAFNNISGAGRWGRKAGRKRLSK